CGGCTCTTCTACAAGTGAAAGCAGTGGAAGATCCATATTAACACCAGGAACGTAACCGAACATATTCTCCATTTCAACCTGAATTGCATGCATGTAAAGAGCATTTGGAATATCCATTGCACAAAGTTCTTCACACTGACCACAATTTATACAGGAATCTGATATATGTGAGTATCTGATTAAATGGAACATAAATGGTGGAGGGATCTGTCCCGGAGTAACAAGATAGGGTTTCTTTGTAGAACACTCGACACAATAGCAGATAGGACAGTTTTCAATACATGCATAACATTTTATGCATCTTGAGGTCTCGTCCATTATAAACTTCAGACGGTCCTTGCCTTCGCCGAGTTTTGCAAACTGTTCTGCACGTGCCTTGTCGGCAAGTTTGAACATTGAGTTTTCGATCTTTGCCCTGATTGCAATACCCTGTGGATCTGCGTCAGTAGTTTCAATTGCACCGGATGAAGATGCTTTAGAGACCAGTTCTGCACCTTTGTCAGAGCATACTTCCACAAATGTTGCTTTTCCGGCTTTATCTCCAATAACACCCCAGTTACCACATGCAATGTCACACTGTCTTGGAACTTTTGTTTTACAGCGTTGGCAATTGGCACGACGTCCGAATCCTTCTTCTTCAAGGTCATCGATTTTTATACCTTTGTGCTCACCATCTTTTGTGATGATAATGAACTGACCTTTATCTATTTCTTCTTTTACAACATTGTCTGGGTTAATTCCAAACTTTTCCTCAATCATTCTTCTTCCTGCAACAGGGCTTATTGAACCACCGCAGTTAAGACCAATTGAGTATATGTTGTCAAGGTTGATTTGCTGTCTTTTTGCAAGTTCATAAAGTGCTTTTGCATCGCAACCCTTCAGGGTTACAGCAATTTTCATATCTTTTGCACCATTGAGGAACTTTTTTATATGTTTTGGCAGTAGAAGAGTGCCGCAGTGGAGTGAACCGCCAAGTCTGTCCATATCTTCAGGTTTTGTGATAAATGCAGGTTTTGCAGTATAGATATCATAACCTTTTTCAACTGCAAATACTGCATCAACAAGGCCGGTTTCAAGGGCGTTTTTAAGAATTGCAGTTACTGCACCGCCACATTCTCCTCTTTCAAGACATGCGGGATCTTTTGCCCATGCCAGTAACATATCACCTTTTGCTGTCATTTTCAGGCCTCCTGAATTTTTTCTACCTTTATAGCACAGGCCTTGTACTCAGGAATCTTGGATACAGGATCCAGTGCATCATTTGTAAGTCTGTTTGCAGGACATTCTGCAAAGTGGAATGGCATGAACATAACACCTTTCATGATATCTTTTGTAACCTTTGCATTAACCTCTACTTCACCACGTCTTGTTATTGCACGAACCTTCTCGCCGTTTACAATTTCAAGTTCCTTTGCATCTTCAGGGTTGATTTCAATCCATCCGGTTGGAACCTCATGGTCAAGTGTCGGGGAGTTTCTGGTCATTGTACCTGTATGCCAGTGCCAGATTGTTCTTCCGGTTGTGAATATATATGGATATTCAGCATCGGGAACTTCTGCAGGTGCTTTCCATTCAAGTGGTGTGAGAATTCCAAGACCGTCAGCGGTTGCAAATTTCTGAGTATGCAGAATAGGTGTTCCGGGGTGGTCTACTTCAGGACATGGCCAGTGAAGTCCTTCTGGTTTTTCAAGCCTTTCATAATTCATACCGTGATATGATGGTGTAAGTTCTGCAATTTCATTGAAAACATCTTCTGATGTCTCCCATGAGAACTGGTCAGCATATCCCATTGCTGCTCCTATTTCGGCAATAATTTTCCAGTCAAGTTTTGCTTCACCAGATGGATCCTGAGCCTTCCTCCATCTCTGGACACGGCGTTCAGTTGATGTCTGTGTTCCGTCTTTTTCTGCATAGCAGGTTGCTGGCAAAACTACATCTGCAATCTGTGCTGTTTCGGTCAAGAAAATGTCCTGAACTACGAGGAATTCAAGTGATTCAAATGCATGCTTTGCATGGTCAATGTTTGGATCAGATAAAAGCGGGTTTTCACCCATGATATACATTGCTTTAAGTTCTCCTGGGTTATCGGACATTACGTTGACCATTGTGGTGACTTCGTATCCATTTTCTCCAGGAGCAATTCCGTCAGGGAATCCCCATGCATCTTCAAATTTTTTGTATGCAACAGGATCGATTACCTTTTGATATCCTGTGAAAACTACAGGGAGTGCTCCCATATCACAGGCACCCTGAACATTGTTCTGTCCACGAAGTGCATTTACTCCGGTTCCTGGTCTTCCAAGGTTTCCGGTTACCATCTGAAGGTTTGCTGTTGACTTTACATTGTCTACACCAACTGTATGCTGAGTGATACCCATTGAGTAAAGAAGTGCTGCACTTTCTGCTTTGGCATATACTTCTGCGGCTTCTCTAAGTTGGGCTGCCGGAATTCCGGATATCTTCTCAACATTTTCAGGAGAATATTCATCTTTCATTACAAGTGCTTTAAGCTCTTCAAAGCCCGTTGTTCTGTTTGCAATGAATTCTTTGTCTTCCCAGCCATTCTTGATGATTTCATGCATAAAGCAGTTTATAATTGCTACATCACTGCCTGATTTAAACTGCATGTAAATGTCAGCCTGTTTTGCAGTAGGAGTGTATCTTGGATCTGCGTAGATGACTTTTGCGCCCTTTTTCTTTGCACGCATTACTCTACGACCAATAAGCGGGTGCTGTTCAAAAGTGTTGCTTCCAATGATAAAGACGCATTTTGCCTCTTCAATATCGGGTATTGAATTGGTCATTGCACCTGATCCAAATACTGCTGCAAGTCCTGCTACTGTTGAAGAGTGGCAAAGACGTGCACAGTGATCAATGTGTTTTGTCTTTAATGCACCACGTGCAAATTTCATGAGTGCGTAATTATCTTCATTTGAAGTACGAGCTGATGAAAGACATGCTATTTCAGATGAATTGTAGCTTTTAAATTTCTCTGCAATAAGTTTGTATGCTTCATCCCATGAGGATTCTACGAATTTCCCGTCTTTTTTAATAAGTGGGACTGTCAGTCTGTTAAGACTGTTTATAAATTCATAAGCATATGTACCCTTGGGACATGTTTTACCTTCATTAACAGGTGATCTTTGAAAAGGAGCATTACCTACTACTTTTCCATCAACAACTGTAAGATAAAAGGTGCAACCTGTTCCACAATATGGACAGGTTGTTGGAACGTACTTTAATTCCATATTAACTATACCTCTACGAGTAAATCTATAAAAGGTGAATATTTAAATCATACTATTTGTCTTTCTAAAAAAACCATTTATTTGATGCTTTTAATTAAAAAGAAGTTTAAAAAACATAATTAAAATTAATTTATATTTTTGAAAAGTTAATTATATTCAATTAATTCTCTTGTATTTGGTGTAATGATTTTCTTTTAATTTTGGAGAATATTAAATACGCGCTATATTCTTTGTTATAATTTAAAAAAAAATAGAAACTGCTTCTTAATTAATTAGCATATTTATACTGATAATCATTGATCTATATTAGGGATGCATTTATTAAATGTAAGGCAAAAGAAAGGTCAAAAATTTTTGATTTGAAATATGTAATAATCAAAAATATTTTTTAATTTTATCTTTATCTCACCATCCGCACCATTTCAAACCATATTTTTAAATTTCGACCGCAAGATCTTTGTACTTTGAGGAAATAACGTATAATATGCCTTCAATAGATGGATTCATAGAGGGTTCAAACACATCACTTGCTCATTATGGTCTTGTTGCCGGTGCTTATGACAAGCTTGAAATCGGTGAGCTCATCGACGAACTTATTCCTAAAACAAAATCACACATTGTCACTCATAGTCAGATTGTAAAATCACTTGTTATTAACGGTCTGGCATTCATTGACAGGCGGCTTTATCTTCATCCTGTGTTCTTCAAAGACGTTCCAACAGAGCGTTTCTTTGGTAAAGGGATTGAACCCGGGCATTTCAATGATGATACACTGGGACGGACTCTCGATAGAATCTATGAATATGGACCTACTGAATTATTCAATCAAATTGTGATAAAAAGACTGCTGAAGGATGATTATGGAATCCACTGTATTCATGTGGATACTACAAATTTTAGCGTTTACGGAGACTATGATAGTGATTGCGATTCACGGAATATGGAGATAACATTTGGTCATCCTAAAGACGGCAGAAACGATCTCAAACGATTTGTACTCGGAATGGCTTCAGATAATCGGGGAGTCCCGGTCTTTCTCCAGACATTTTCAGGTAATGAATCAGATAAAAAAGCAATTATTGAGATGATAGATAAACTGAGGAAAAATCTTATTTTATCTCATAAAGTCTACCATATTGCCGATAATGCCTTTTACACTAAGGCAAATCTTCAGGAGATGGGCGATCACACTTTCTGGATAAGCAGAGTTACAAACTCGATTGGAGAGGCGAAAGAATTCCTGAGCTTGGATGAAACTTTACAGGAATGTGAAGATAATAGATATTCATATGCAGAAAAGATCTCATATTATGCAGGTATAAAACAAAAATGGGTTCTGTACAGCTCAAATGAAATGCAAAAGCAGAAGCTTAAAAAATATGAGATAATTCTTCATATGTCATTGGTTTAAGTAAAGTATAATATTGCCAAAACTTCTAAATTCAAGTTAGAATTATCTCAATAGGTAGGAAAAGGTAAATAATTTCATTCATCATACAATTTTGATTGGTTCAGGGAAATTCTGACATCAAAACACTGCAAAATATATAGCAGATTACACAAAATATGGAGGTTCTTCTCCATTTTTCTGAAAGTTAGGACTATCCAAAAAGAGAAACAACTTAGAGAATAACCTCCAAATGTGATGATATGTCCAATAAACATTACAAATGGAGGGAATGCATTTCTGCATTCACATCTATGTTCTCATTTGTGGGCTTTAAGATTATTGATCTGGAAGAGTCAAAAGAAATACTTACTGTCACTCTGGATGCAACAGAATTACCATGATGTCCCAAGTGCGGTGAATTATGTCATCGATAATAGGATGATGTCTATATCAGATCCGTCATTGATTTTCCTGTTTCCATTTCTACCTGTCGTATTCAGTTCCCAATACACCAAATTGATCTCTTCAAACCGTTTGTATGCCGGAAATCCAGCCTGTTGTATTACACGTTCTCTTCTGCTGGTCTCTCTGGACTGTACTTCTGCATTGAGAATTCTGACAAGGAATTCTTCAGGATTTGTGAAGTCCTCTGCTATGGTGTGATATGACTGGTATATTCCAGGCAGTCGTAACCGCCTGCAAAGATCTTTTATTTCTTCATCCATTTCTGCTCTCTCCTGATGTGATCTCATCATATATGGCAAGATTTGGTTCCGGCATTTCGATATCCAACGGATAACTAAATGATTCTGTTTCCGGTTTCTCCCGGAAATCCAGCGTGAGCCGAATTGAATCATAATCCGGAATAATGCCATCTTCCAAAAGCGATTCTATTGCACTTACGACATCTTTCTGTGGATTCTCTTTCATCAGACCAAGGATTCGAATGAATTCCTTAGGTTTATCCTGATAATGGCTCAAATACAGTAGCTTAAAACAGGGATTTGTCTTCTTCAGTACCTTTGAAGATCTCAGAGCGCCGGGTTTGTTTCGAAGGGTGCTGAGATAATGCTCGATCTTCAGCGAACTTTCATTTCTGCCGAATAGACGAACATGTGTGGCAATTACTGCTTCATTTTCTAATATCTCAATGTAGTCCTCATAGATCTTCAGTGCCAACATCTCAGATTTGCAGTATTCAGGAACGGAGTATGCATTGCGTTCAAATGTGACAGTGGAATAACAATCGACTTTTCGGTACTTTAGATCATACGGACAGAAATCCATTGAAGGAAGCGGAAGAAATGCCTTTTTTTCTTTTTTTCAGCCCTTCAACGGGCACAAGATCCCGGTGTGAGACAGGAGAATTGTTGATCGCAGAGAGAACAGATCTGAGATGTTTATTTGCCTCTTTCAACGAAGAGAAAGAGTCATGGTATCCAAATGCAGTGGTCCGGATGACAGACACGCTTTTTTCAACAGTCCCTTTTTCCTGTGGAGAAGCAGGATTACAGGCATTGGTTTGAAATCCATAATGGCTTGCAAACTGCAGAAATCGCTCATTGAAGACTTTGTCTGAAGCATCCGTCACCACTGTTTTCATGTTGTCGAAGAAGAGTGCCTCCGGGACACCTCCTATTTCATGAAAACATGCGATTAACGCATTAAAGAAATTCGTCTGTGATTCATTTGAG
The genomic region above belongs to Methanomicrobium antiquum and contains:
- the fdhF gene encoding formate dehydrogenase subunit alpha, whose product is MELKYVPTTCPYCGTGCTFYLTVVDGKVVGNAPFQRSPVNEGKTCPKGTYAYEFINSLNRLTVPLIKKDGKFVESSWDEAYKLIAEKFKSYNSSEIACLSSARTSNEDNYALMKFARGALKTKHIDHCARLCHSSTVAGLAAVFGSGAMTNSIPDIEEAKCVFIIGSNTFEQHPLIGRRVMRAKKKGAKVIYADPRYTPTAKQADIYMQFKSGSDVAIINCFMHEIIKNGWEDKEFIANRTTGFEELKALVMKDEYSPENVEKISGIPAAQLREAAEVYAKAESAALLYSMGITQHTVGVDNVKSTANLQMVTGNLGRPGTGVNALRGQNNVQGACDMGALPVVFTGYQKVIDPVAYKKFEDAWGFPDGIAPGENGYEVTTMVNVMSDNPGELKAMYIMGENPLLSDPNIDHAKHAFESLEFLVVQDIFLTETAQIADVVLPATCYAEKDGTQTSTERRVQRWRKAQDPSGEAKLDWKIIAEIGAAMGYADQFSWETSEDVFNEIAELTPSYHGMNYERLEKPEGLHWPCPEVDHPGTPILHTQKFATADGLGILTPLEWKAPAEVPDAEYPYIFTTGRTIWHWHTGTMTRNSPTLDHEVPTGWIEINPEDAKELEIVNGEKVRAITRRGEVEVNAKVTKDIMKGVMFMPFHFAECPANRLTNDALDPVSKIPEYKACAIKVEKIQEA
- a CDS encoding Mu transposase domain-containing protein is translated as MDFCPYDLKYRKVDCYSTVTFERNAYSVPEYCKSEMLALKIYEDYIEILENEAVIATHVRLFGRNESSLKIEHYLSTLRNKPGALRSSKVLKKTNPCFKLLYLSHYQDKPKEFIRILGLMKENPQKDVVSAIESLLEDGIIPDYDSIRLTLDFREKPETESFSYPLDIEMPEPNLAIYDEITSGESRNG
- a CDS encoding Coenzyme F420 hydrogenase/dehydrogenase, beta subunit C-terminal domain, which codes for MTAKGDMLLAWAKDPACLERGECGGAVTAILKNALETGLVDAVFAVEKGYDIYTAKPAFITKPEDMDRLGGSLHCGTLLLPKHIKKFLNGAKDMKIAVTLKGCDAKALYELAKRQQINLDNIYSIGLNCGGSISPVAGRRMIEEKFGINPDNVVKEEIDKGQFIIITKDGEHKGIKIDDLEEEGFGRRANCQRCKTKVPRQCDIACGNWGVIGDKAGKATFVEVCSDKGAELVSKASSSGAIETTDADPQGIAIRAKIENSMFKLADKARAEQFAKLGEGKDRLKFIMDETSRCIKCYACIENCPICYCVECSTKKPYLVTPGQIPPPFMFHLIRYSHISDSCINCGQCEELCAMDIPNALYMHAIQVEMENMFGYVPGVNMDLPLLSLVEEPVERKRLNDTGDDQIFNIFSKN